Proteins encoded by one window of Nitrospirota bacterium:
- a CDS encoding TIGR00730 family Rossman fold protein, producing MDDLRGNETWRIFRIMSEFVEGFEELSSVKRGVSIFGSARLSRNNHYYKEVMRIAELLSKKGFSVITGGGPGIMEAGNRGAKKGGGTSVGLNIELPLEQSPNKYQDKRLDFRYFFVRKVMFVKHSVGYVITPGGFGTLDELFEALTLMQTGKIRKIPVVMFGTDYWEGLIGWIKNNMMNSGTISKEDMKLFHLTDDTEEVVRIIEENYDRQRSPIKGNRRKKD from the coding sequence ATGGATGACTTGAGGGGAAACGAGACCTGGCGAATATTCAGGATAATGAGCGAGTTCGTCGAAGGATTCGAAGAACTGAGCAGTGTTAAGCGGGGTGTCTCCATTTTCGGAAGCGCCAGATTATCCAGAAACAATCATTACTATAAGGAGGTAATGAGGATAGCCGAGCTATTATCAAAAAAGGGATTCTCTGTAATAACCGGCGGAGGTCCCGGTATAATGGAGGCAGGAAACAGGGGAGCAAAAAAGGGAGGAGGGACTTCAGTAGGACTGAATATTGAACTGCCTTTAGAGCAATCTCCAAATAAGTATCAGGACAAGAGACTCGATTTCAGATATTTTTTTGTACGGAAGGTAATGTTTGTCAAACACTCGGTAGGTTATGTAATTACACCGGGAGGTTTTGGCACCCTTGATGAGTTATTTGAGGCACTGACCCTCATGCAGACCGGAAAGATAAGAAAAATTCCCGTAGTAATGTTTGGTACTGACTACTGGGAAGGACTTATTGGATGGATAAAGAATAACATGATGAATTCAGGGACTATAAGTAAGGAGGACATGAAACTCTTTCATCTGACAGATGACACTGAGGAAGTAGTCAGGATTATTGAAGAAAACTACGACAGACAGCGCTCCCCGATTAAAGGAAACCGGCGGAAAAAAGATTAA